The Pongo abelii isolate AG06213 chromosome 19, NHGRI_mPonAbe1-v2.0_pri, whole genome shotgun sequence genome includes the window TTTAATTATttaggaaatttctttttttcacatgtaCAGATGTGTCCACTTTAATTTACTGCCACTTTCCTCTGACTTTCCCTTCTTAAATATTCACCCTTTCTCACTGCCCACTTCCATTTTTTCAACCAAAACATGACCAAATCACGGCTTTCGCTCTGCTTTCCCATTTTTCCTTTGGGGAGCCAGTACGTGATAAGCTGGAGGATGGTTGGTGACATGCatctaccctggaaaaggaaagcCTGAGAtaaaattagacaagagaaaaccACTAGTAACTTCTTCAAAAGTCCAGAAAAAACAAAGTCCACTTCAGAATCTGCTCAGATGTCTGTATCCATTGGCCTTTGCATCTtcttatcatttttctttaaaaagtagcattctaaaaatataaaaacaggctaggcacggtggctcatgcctataaccccagcactttgggaggccgaggggggcagatcacctgaggtcaagagtttgagaccagcctggccaacatggtgaaactccatctctaccaaaaatacaaaaaattagctggatgtggtgacacacgcctgtaatcccagctgctcaggaggatcgcttgaacctgagagacggaggttgcagtgagctgagatcatgccactgcactccagcctgggcaacagagtgagactgtttcaaaaaataaataaataaataatagaaataaaaatagtttcgTTTtgacataataaaattaaaaagtgttgCTTTAGgctagtttattttttccttcaaaaaccTCAGTAGGCTTTCCTGAGCTGACCTGAGATGTAAAGGCAAGTATGTGTGGGCCGTGGCTTGAGTTGTAAGACTAGGTGAAAGACTTTGCAGCACAGCTCAGCTATAAGTTGGGGTCTGCCTTTTTGCATATTGAATATTTGGTTCTTGTTTTCTAAGACCTTTCCAGGTGTCCTGAGATGGTCCTTGAGTTGAGTTTGTCATCTGCCACGCCCCGCAGCAAGCCTGTGTGCATTCATAAGAATTTGGAATGTCTGAAAGAGCAGCAGAAACGCTACTTTCCAGGTAATTGGCCATCTCTGGTTGCTTTAGAATATGTTGATTGTTCATTCATATAAAAAATTGACTCCTACTTTACATTATATACAGAATCAATTCCAGAGGTTTAAGGACTTAAATACTAAAGCCAaacctttaaaatttttagtagaaaatgtaTATGAATAATTATATCATTGGGGTAGGAGAGGATTTcctaaaccagacacaaaaggatcAAACttaaaaagattgataaattttactacattaaaattaagaactgttCCTCAAAATATAccttaaagaaagtgaaaagactgggcacagtggctcatacctataatcccagcactttggaagggtgagGTGTGGAaatgcttaagtccaggagtttgagaccagcctgggcaacatagcaagaccccatctctacaaagtagCAGCACTctactatgccaggctaattttttaacttttatagagatggagtctccctgtgttgcccaggttggtttcaaactcgtggactcaagcgatccttccacctgagcttcccaaaatactgggattacaggcatgagccaccacgcccagccaccagtcttttttttttttttttttttttgagatgaagtttcgctcttgttgcccaggctggagtgcaaccgtgaaaacttggctcactgcaaccttcacctcccgggttcaagcagttcttctgcctcagcctcccaggtagctggaattagaggcgcataccaccacacccagctaatttttttgcatttttagtagagacggggtttcaccatgttggccaggctggtcttaaacttctgacgtCAGGTagtacacccacctcggcctcccaaagtgctgggattacaggcatgagccaccgcgcccagcccaatcaTTTTTTTGATGGACTTTTATATGAcatctaattttttcatttttaaacaatgcTACAATATACATTTTACCATAATATACCTCAGGTGTTCTTTAAGGATAAATTCCAagcagtggctgggcacagtggcccaggcctgtaatcccagcactttgggaggccaatgcaggcggatcacaaggtcaagagatcgagacaatcctggctaacacagtgaaaccccgtctctactaaaaatacaaaaaattagctgggtgtggtggcatgcgcctgtggtcccagctcctcgggaggctgagacaggagaatcgcttgaacccgggaggcggaggttgcagtgagccaagatggcaccactgcactccagcctgggcgacagagggagactccatctcaagaaaaagaaagaaaaagaaaaaaattccaagtagTAATAATTACTTGTAACTTTAGATGGATATTGCCAGATTGTAATCCGAAACATATACCCAAATACACTTTCATCAACATGGTATTATTATGGGATTTCTCTTCTGGAAGAAGCTTAGAATCATTTTatcctatcaaaaagaaaaaaagatggccaggtgaggtggctcacacctgtaatcctggcactttaggagaccgaggtgggaggatgacttcagcccaggagttcaagaccagcctaggcaacatggcaaaactctgtctctacaaagaaatacaaaaattagctagatgtggtggcgtgcacttgtagtcccagctacctggaaagctgaggtgggagagtcacctgagttcaggaagtagaggctgcagtgacccatgatcataCCATTGTATCCTAgtttaggtgacagagcaagaccccgtcccccccccaaaaaaagtctCTATCTTGTCCCTTTTTAGTCAAGCTCTCCCCAAATCCCTAACCTCTAGCatccattgatctgttgcctGTACCTATAGTTGTGCTTTACAGAATGTCAGGTAAGTGAAACCATACAGTACATAATCTTGCCAGGTGTTAAGATGGCACTCTAATGCCTTCCTCCCCATCCTCGTTTCCACCTCTTTGCCTCACACTTTGGATGTCAGCAACACAAACTGCTTGGAGTGACCTGAATAGaccttgctttttatttgtttatcttttttttgagacagggtctcactctgttgcgtaggctggagtgcagtggtgtgacctcagcttgctgcaacctccgcctcctgggttcaagtgattctcatgcctcagccccctgagtggctgggattacaggcacacaccaccatgcccggctaatttttgtattttttgtagacatggggtttccccatgttggccaggctggtcttgaactcctgggcttaagtgatccaactgcctcggcctcccagaatgctgggattacaggcatgagccaccacacccggcttccTTGCTGTTTCTTGTCCCTGAGCGTTACTCATGTGTCCTCTTTTGACTATCTCTCTATTCTCTTCTTCAACTTACTAACTCCAAGTCATCCTTTAATAATCAGCTCAGGGCTtggcgcagtggcacacgcctgtaatcccagcactttgggaggcccaggtgggcagatcacttgagcccaggagtttgagaccagcctggccaacatggtgaaaccccatctctactaaaaatacaaaaattagccaggcatggtggcgcatgcctttggtcccagctacttgggaggctgaggcaggagaatcacttgaacccaggagacagaggtcgcagtgagctaagatcgtgtcactggtgcaacagagcgagactccatctcaaaaaaataataataaagaaaaagaaaaaagaaaataaagaatcagCTCAGGTGTTTCCTTCTTCATAAagtctttcatattttcttttttcctaaactGTACCTTTCCTTGGTATTCACATAATACTTTCCGTCCTTCTCTGTGGTTGTATTGACCACTTTGTACCATAATTATTATTGTCTGTTTATACCAGCTAATTGGCGCTCCATCAAAATAAGAATTGCTTATCTTTTTATTACTAATGTATAATCTATTGTAGATACATGGTAGAGTCCCAGTGTTGATTGATTCTTCTACGTATAATGATGATTACTAGCTTGTCTGAGGCTTTTCTaatttcttcccattctttccCTGTCTAGTATTTTCAGACAGAGTGGTATATACTCCAGAAAGCCTCTACAAGGAACTCTTCTCACAACATAAAGGACTCAGAGActtaataaatacagaaatgcGCCCTTTCTCTCAAGGAATATTGATTTTTTCTCAAAGCTGGGCTGTGGACTTAGGTCTGCAAGAGAAGCAGGGAGTCATCTGTGATGCTCTTCTAATTTCCCAGAACAACACCCCTATTCTCTACACCATCTTCAGCAAGTGGGATACGGGGTGCAAGGGCTATTCTATGATAGTTGCCTATTCTTTGAAGCAGAAGCTGGTGAACAAAGGCGGCTACACTGGGAGGTTATGCATCACCCCCTTGGTCTGTGTGCTGAATTCTGATAGAAAAGCACAGAGCGTTTACGGTTCATATTTACAAATTTACCCTGAATCCTATAACTTCATGACTCCCCAGCACATGGAAGCCCTGTTACAGTCCCTTGTGATAGTcttgcttgggttcaaatccctctTAAGTGAAGAGCTGGGCTCTGAGGTTTTGAACCTACTGACAAATAAACAGTATGAGTTGCTTTCAAAGAACCTTCGCAAGACCAGAGAGTTGTTTGTTCATGGCTTACCTGGATCAGGGAAGACTATCTTGGCTCTTAGGATCATGGAGAAGATCAGGAATGTGTTTCACTGTGAACCAGCTAACATTCTCTACATCTGTGAAAACCAGCCCCTGAAGAAGTTGGTGAGGTATGCTGCTTGTCTGTGTTCACTTTATTTTCTTGAGTGACTGTGACTGGTGTGGCTTTCAGTTTACTTGCTATAATTCATATTGTATTTACCATGCCCAGAGGAGTTTAAGAATAGTATCTGCTTTGTTTGTTTCATTGGGGAAAAACCTGACTGTGTTTTCTTACAGTTTCAGCAAGAAAAACATCTGCCAGCCAGTGACCCGGAAAACCTTCATGAAAAACAACTTTGAACACATCCAGCACATTATCATTGATGACGCTCAGAATTTCCGCACTGAAGATGGGGACTGGTATGGGAAAGCAAAGTTCATCACTCAGACAGCAAGGGATGGCCCAGGAGTTCTCTGGATCTTTCTGGACTACTTTCAGACCAATCACTTGAGTTGCAGTGGCCTCCCCCCTCCCTCAGACCAGTATCCAAGAGAAGAGATCAACAGAGTGGTCCGCAATGCAGGTCCAATAGCTAATTACCTACAACAAATAATGCAGGAAGCCCGACAAAATCCTCCACCTAACCTCCCCCCTGGGTCCCTGGTGATGCTCTATGAACCTAAATGGGCTCAAGGTGTCCCAGGCAACTTAGAGATTATTGAAGACTTGAACTTGGAGGAGATACTGATCTATGTAGCGAATAAATGCCGTTTTCTCTTGCGGAATGGTTATTCTCCGAAGGATATTGCTGTGCTTTTCACCAAAGCAAGTGAAGTGGAAAAATATAAAGACAGGCTTCTAACAgcaatgaagaagagaaaaatgtctcAGCTCGATGAGGAATCTGATCTGTTACTACAGATCGTTGATGCGTCGGATGTTCTGACCAATCACATTGTGTTGGACAGTGTCTGTCGATTTTCAGGCCTGGAAAGAAATATCGTGTTTGGAATCAATCCAGGAGTAGCCCCACCAGCTGGGGTCTACAATCTTCTGCTCTGTTTGGCTTCTAGGGCAAAAAGACATCTGTATATTCTGAAGGCTTCTGTGTGACAGGAAACCCAAGCCTAAGAAACAATTAAGTGGTTCTCATCTCTAATTAACTGTGAAACCATTTAATCCAAACATGTAAGCACACACTCACTTATTAAGTCACATActtttctaggtgctggggattgAGGACGAATCGATGTAAGATTCCTCCTTTAGGGCAGAGACAGACCACTGACAAATACACAGATAGACAAGGAATTTCCCATGGTAAAAAGGGATATCAGTAATTAGAGGACCGTGAGACtcagagatgtgtgtgtgtgtgtgtgtgcacgcgcgtgtGCGCATGTGTGTAGGTAGATGGAGGGAGGGGGTGGTTATTTTGGGTGGTCAGGGAAGTGCTCAGTGAGGGAAGAACTTGTCATGAGAATCTCTGAGCCTGCCAGGCAGACtcagatatttttataaatttttaacatGGCCACGTGCAGAAAAGCTTGAATGGGACGTGCAGGGAGAATGTGAAGGATGGAGCAGATAGCTCATCTGGCCTTGTAGGTGCCAGAACGGGCAAGACATGTTTCGAAATGTAAGACCACAGGCTGTTTTTTGCAAGACCACattatattactttattattttctgctttttcttttaaggGCATTAGTGTTTTTGatcactatattttaaaatgctttttgtgAGCCTTTTGGTTATTTGGAATCTGTTCCTTAGCtctgattttttattcttatggAGCGTCTTAGGTTACTACACGAAGGTAAGACTGCCACAGTCCCCCAGGGAGGCACACTGTGTTTTACTGATTGATTTGAAGATGATAGAGAGCCTAGGGGGATGAGTCTATTGGACTCAAAggttacattttgtttttccatttaatttaatAGTCAACAAAACGACAAAGTCAGTTTAATATCTTTCTTCTGCTGAGTCTTCAGGATTTTAGCTAGTCTTTCAAAAGCCATTGCTACAAAAGTGCAAATTTCTCATTTCCTGTGGGTCTCTAGAAACTCTCTCAATATTTAAAGCCAAACAAATCCATCTTTTCtgagagacagaaactaaaaaattCAAAGAGTTAATTCACTATTAAAAACAGCAAGTCCCTGCTATTTCTCAagaatgaagaaatttaaaattctcaTTGTAAGAAGTATGAACTTGAAGCTAGAATTGGTTTGTTTCTGGCAGCTACTTACAATATTAagaactttactttttaaatttaagacaaTTTCACAGGAAAGCAAGAAATTAGTCTATTGTGAAATGTTTTTACAACTAACTTGGAATATACTGCAAATCACTAGTAAGTAGAGACACATTTAAgataaaatgattaataaaacaATTGGTAATTCTGAATAAGGATCTGAATAAATCCAGATCACAGACTGTTCCTTTACCAATATGTAAAAGAATGTGcaaaattagtaaaaatataGCCAAAAATTTACCAGCAACAGAGAAGCAAAGAATGGAGTTCAACTTTACACTATAAACATCTAATAGATatgtatgaaaatttaaaaactagaataggttgggcatggtggctcatgcttgtgatcccaggactttaggaggccgaggtgggaggattgtttgagcctaggagttcaagaccagcttgagccacatagtgagaccctgtctctacaaaaacaaacaaacaaacaaacaaacaaataaataaaattagctggaatggtgatgcacacctggagtcctagctactcagaaggctgaggcaggacgatcacttgagctcagaagtctgaggttacagtgagctatgatcataccagtgcactgcagtctgggtgacagaacaagacccagtctctaaaaaataaataaataaaacaaaaaatagaatttaaaagttttatataaaGGCATAGCTACTATCTCATCTGCCCAATGTAGTCATGAATAGATgtcacataaagaaaagaaaaccagaattcTTGTTAATATGGCCAATTTGAAGGGTGGTGGCAGAGGTATTGAGCAGGCAGCTCAGGGAAATGCCAGGGAGACTCTTGAGCACAGAAACTCCTGATTGTCCCCAAGGACTCTCCGTGGACACAGGAGGGATTTTCCAGGATTTCACATGAATTCAATGAAGAGGGCTGTGTCTTATTCTGGATGCTTTGCCTCCTtcatggaattcagtggatttaATGGAATTTCCTAGGCAACAATAAAGAGTAGAAACCAGGTTAACAGCGAGGTCCTCATCTCACACCAGATCAGATCAGGCTACACAAAAGTAGATGGAAGACACCACCCAGGCCTCCAGCTATACACTGGAGAAGAAGCCAAACAAGTCTACTTCATCTAAGAAAGTTGTCAAAGAGAACCCTTCTATACCATCTTAAGGTAAAAAGAAAGACCCTACCCAGCTGCCCTGATTAAGCATTAGAAAGATAAGTGTTCTGATCATTAGGCAGAAAGACAATGCggaaaaatgtagaaaagaaatATGACATGAGCCAGATGAAGAACCCATCCTGAAAGGATATATAACTCAGGGGACAAAAGACAACTCACCATAGGTTGGGTACactggatcacgcctgtaatctcagcattttgggaggccaaggcaggtggatcacctgaggtcaggagttcaagaccagcctggccaacatggtgaaatcctgtctctattaaaaatacaaaaattagctgggtgtggtggtgcacacctgtaataccagctactcagaaggctgaggcaagagaattgcttgaaccaaggaggcagaggttacagtgagccaagatcacgccattgtacttcagcctgggcgacaaagtgagaccctctctcagaaaacaaacaaagcctccccATAGATGTCTCATGCCATTTGAGAAGTTCATAAATtcaataaaacaaaagttgaaaccCTGTCCCACTGTACCCAAGTTCtccctctctgaacttcagccTAGAAACTCTCTACAGGCAGTAAGCTGGGGCAGTCACAGAGGTGACCTCATCTGTTTCCCACATCCTGCATTAGGACAGTGATCAGGGATCAGTATCCTTCATTGACTGATTTCCAATATCTTGAGAcctgttgtttcatatattttgtcttattttgcaATTGTTTCAGGAGGGAGGATAAATATGGTGCCTGTTCCTCTATCTTGACCAGAAGCATCTAAGAAGGCAGTGAAGCAACATGTGTATAGTTCTTAGGGAAATAAATTTTGACCTAAAAATATTAAACCTAGTCAAAATATTATTCTAGTACAAAGGCAGCACATGGGTATTTTTGAACATAAAAGAGTTCTAGAAATACAGGACCCATGAATCATTCTTGAAGAAAAGTTACTCAGTAAGGAAATCTAGCTAAGCAAGCAATATGTACAAATAAAAGATTATTGTAATTGGACCAAAGTTAAGTTTAAATCCATTCACATGTATATAATTAAGATATATAGGAATTATAATTACAGAAAAGAATGTTACGAACCTtcacaaagtaaaaatatttttatatcagataGATTCTTCTGTTTCAATCCATAAAACCAGGGTttggatcatttaaaaaaaaaacaaaaataatttattggacTCATTAGGGAGGACCTGATAGAATAAAACAACAAGCTGACCAAATAGGCCTTAGAGGGGAGAGGTGCCTGGGCAGTTACAAGGACCTAGGTAGCAGGGGTGACTTGGCCACAGTCATTTTCTTTACTTGATTTAAGAAGGTTAAATTACAGTGAGAGAGTTGCACTTATCTAGTTTGTATACCGTACTCAACTCTTAGCTAGCATAGGGCAGGTTCCTTGGTTGAAAAATTTCCACAAAACATGATGTAAAGTGGAAAGATCAGTTCCCCCAAAGAATATCAGTTACCAAAGTAGGATGAAAGGATGTTGGGTAGATCAAAACAACAAATATCCATTATAGCAATTAACAAAAGTTAGGGAGTGGGGAAGTTTGAGTGctaatatgtatttcaaaacaactttaaaaatggcTCCAAACATTTTATGCTTTTTGTAATTTAGTCATTTTAATATTAGATAAATCTTCCTGTAACTGAAAGTTCTtgagttaaagaaaaatattctgtagTTCAGCTCTTCCTTCAATTTTAttagttgctttttcttttgttcaagtgaaataaacataaaaataattttaaaatattatgtatcatatCCTTCGATTTAACATAATTCTATCTAGCTGTTCTTATATTTTctctgatatatttttaaaagatttctggAATATTATTAACCTTGAATATTTCTAGTTGATGAGTTTATGAGTGATTTattgcttccttttctctttcagtaTTGCTAGAATTAATTTTATTGACTTTGCCCCTTTGTATAAAGACCTTGAAGGTCACATGTTGAAATCGCCCTCTACTAAAACAAACTCATAGAAATAATGGGGAAGATATTTCAGAACATTGCCATATGCATAGCCATCCTCACAAACAAGAAAAGCACCTCTCCATGGGCTAAAACCTGTGAGTCATTCGTACAGGTAGGGAAGAGCTAGGTAAACCACGGTAATACACTGAGGCTGGCACCACCACAGGCCAGGACAATCATTGTCACAAAGCCAAGACAGAATCTCCCAGTCAGAAAGTGTTGCCCTGAGGCTGAAGCCAAATTCATTTTGCCCCCAGTTGGCCAGACCAAAGCCTAGAACTAAAAAACCCATACCTCAGGGTTTGTCAGCATTGGCACTGTTGGCTTTTTGGGCTGGACAACCATTTATTGTGAGAGGCTTCTCtatgcactgtaggatgtttagcagcatccttggccctACTCCCTAGACGCCAGTAGCAAATCCACCACCCTCCCTCCCCTATCTCAGGGTTGATtgtcagttgtgacaaccaaaaatgtctccagacattgtcaaatgtcccttGGGGGGTAAAATCACCACCACCATACTTCTTTTGACTAAAAGAGTTTCCAGAATAGTGGCAGAATATATAGGTCAAGCATAACACATTACAGTCAAGATTCAGAACATCAAAGATTCTTTTTTAATCCTAAaagaaaaagtttggaaaatctaCAAAAAGAAGAGTGAATTTGACAATAACTATTTCACTAGCAAGAGTAGATGTAAGCAGAATACAGGTAGCATATTTCAAACTGCTGTGGAAAAACAACATCGAACCTAGACTTCTCTCCCCAAACTATCATTCAGAGTAGAGagcaaaataaatagattttCTGACTTGGAACAAGTAGGAATAATGTACTTATATTATTCATCTTCATATAGAGATAGGCTataagtgactttttaaaaacttcctaCTTGTTCCAAGTCAGAAAAACTATTCACATAGGGATGGGCTATTAGCAAGAGTATATGAATAATGTActctaacaggaaaaaaatgaattgagaAGAAAGTAGTGGTtttaagaaggaaaggagaacaaATAAATTAGTGAAACATAAGGTTAGGTCTATACGTATTATTTTCTAATTGCCTATTATGTCAGACTACATGTAGTTAGAAAATATGATGAAAGAAAAAGCCATATTATAATtccaacaaaaagataaaataattaagaataacTGCAACAAGAAAGTATAAGCTCTGCAAGAATAAAACTATACAATGAAACTAAAGAgcacaaaaaagaatttaaacagaTAAAAAGCAGACCACATTTTTGGATAAGAAGATTAAAGATTATAAATATATCCATTTTCACTGTTAATCTATAAATTCAGTGTAATCCCAATAAAAATGCCAACAGGTTTTCCCCAATACcattgaaatgattttaaaatttaatgaaggccaagcatggtgtctcacgcctgtaatcccagcactttgagatgccgaggcaggtggattgcctgagtccaggagttcaagaccagcctggacaacatggtgaaatcctgtctctattataaatgcaagaaattagctggatatggtggtgcgcacctatagtcctagctactcgggaggctgaggtgggagaatcacccaagccttgggaggttgaggctgtagtgagccaaaatcacatcactgcactccagtctgggcagccagagtgagaccctgtctcaaaaaaaaaaaaaaaaaaaaaattggaaactacAAGGCAAGAATATCcaagaaaaatctagaaaagaaGAAACCTGAGTGAGTTAGCATgaccaaatattaaaacatcttataaagctataataattaaaacaatgtggTGCTGATGTGTGGAGGGTCAATGGAACAAGATGAAAtggccaaaaataaatttaaaatacatgttgaAATGTATTAACAGCATATGATAAAGTTATGTTAACTTAACATGTTAAATTCAAGTTAATTGGGGAAAGATGGATTATTCAATATATGATGAACAACTCTGGCACCCAGCTAAAAAAATTTAAGCTTGGGCCATATGCCAGACTAgataccaaaataaattccaggagGACCAAgtgtttaaaagtaaaaatatggaaTCATGGAAGTGCATGAAGAAGAAGtagcacttaaaaaaataataatctcagCATGGGGAAGGTCTAAGTATGGCCCTCAATCAGAAACCAGGAAGGAAAATATTgactattttaaacaaaattatctcTGTACCAAAAACAGCATAAAAGGTCAAGAAACaacacactggaaaaggaattgcAACAAATATCACAACCAAATagttaatttcttattttcaaaaaatagctTCTACAAATCGAAGAGAAAAATTCTAAGGTCTCAaaggaaaaatgagcaaaggatttgaCAGGTGGTAGAATacagaaaaggaatttaaaatggcTCCTAAACATATGGAAACATTACTCATGATAGCAGAAGTATCAATTGACAAAATTATTCAGATTGGTAACAAATTTTAAGGGGGAAAGCACTTCCATGCATTgctgtaaattggtacaacttcTACTGAGAATAATCCGCCAGTAGTTAACAAAATTGTAAATGCATATATCTCTTTCTCTAGCAATTTCTCTTTTGGGAATTTATTCTACATATATATTCAAACATGTGAAATGCTTCTATAGAGGTGATTGAATTTCACTTTATTCCTAAGAGCAGAAGACtgcaaaatagtaaatatatacccaaaaggGTCTAATGGATTAGTTTTTGGCATATCATCACATGATAATACTATGAAGCCTTAAAAAAGGGAGATCTCTATATGTATTGATGGGGGACCGTCTTTAAGATGTACTGTGGTGTTAAACAAAGCAACATGCTGAAAATGTCTATCTTATTCTTGTAG containing:
- the SLFN5 gene encoding schlafen family member 5; its protein translation is MSLRIDGNTNFPECVVDAGKVILGTQQRQEMDPRLREKQNEIILRAVCALLNSGGGIIKAEIENKGYNYEHHGVGLDVPPIFRSHLDEMQQESHFLIFVKSWNTEAGVPLATLCSNLYHRQRTSTDVMDSQEALAFLKWRTQTPMNINVSNSLSPQAAQGSVQYEGNINASAAALFDRKRLQYLEKLNLPESTHVEFVMFSTDVSHCVKDRLPKCVSAFANTEGGYVFFGVHDETCQVIGCEKEKIDLTSLRASIDSCIKKLPVHHFCTQRPEIKYVLNFLEVHDKGALHGYVCAIKVEQFCCVVFAKVPSSWQVKDNCVRQLPTREWTAWMMKADPDLSRCPEMVLELSLSSATPRSKPVCIHKNLECLKEQQKRYFPVFSDRVVYTPESLYKELFSQHKGLRDLINTEMRPFSQGILIFSQSWAVDLGLQEKQGVICDALLISQNNTPILYTIFSKWDTGCKGYSMIVAYSLKQKLVNKGGYTGRLCITPLVCVLNSDRKAQSVYGSYLQIYPESYNFMTPQHMEALLQSLVIVLLGFKSLLSEELGSEVLNLLTNKQYELLSKNLRKTRELFVHGLPGSGKTILALRIMEKIRNVFHCEPANILYICENQPLKKLVSFSKKNICQPVTRKTFMKNNFEHIQHIIIDDAQNFRTEDGDWYGKAKFITQTARDGPGVLWIFLDYFQTNHLSCSGLPPPSDQYPREEINRVVRNAGPIANYLQQIMQEARQNPPPNLPPGSLVMLYEPKWAQGVPGNLEIIEDLNLEEILIYVANKCRFLLRNGYSPKDIAVLFTKASEVEKYKDRLLTAMKKRKMSQLDEESDLLLQIVDASDVLTNHIVLDSVCRFSGLERNIVFGINPGVAPPAGVYNLLLCLASRAKRHLYILKASV